The following nucleotide sequence is from Centropristis striata isolate RG_2023a ecotype Rhode Island chromosome 7, C.striata_1.0, whole genome shotgun sequence.
agagATTCAGTTggtaatttaaattatttatgctGTACTGTTTGTTCCGCTTAAAATCCAAACAAAGTCTGCGCTGTCACTGCtatgatcatttagaaacaCTGTTTATTGACCATCATacagtttttatgtattttactgttttacacaTTCCTCACTGACAGGAATAGCAAACAACACAAGTATCATATCTTTTgtttgttaataaaataaaaacaaattcttAAATTTTCTTTGTGATGTATTGTCCATTTTATTCTTTAAGACTTTCTTAAACCTCATTTAAAGAAGGTTCCTCTGGTGTCATTGTAACagctgtaaaatatatatattaatattgtcCCTTTCACTGTTTTGAACCAACtaaaattgaattatctgtATGCTAAATGCTAGGGGAAATTATTATCACAGTCAGGGATATTTCACTGATTAGCACTGACCCTGATTTggatgcatatttatttttgcgTAGTGTCtaactgaaaaaagaaacagccagctgttatattaaaatgttatttttaagcaaataacattttaatataacggctggctgtttcttttttcagcaATATAAGCACTGCAATAAAACTATAGGAATATTATTTTCCAccttcacttatttttttaaatcaacatccATTTTGATCCTAACTTTaagaattcattcattttcataaaTTTAACCACTTGCAattccagtttgtttacataatgctgCTGTTTATATGTCAgaacataacaaacaaacaaacataatacaTAAAACATTAGGAATATttctactaaaaaaaaacagggaaatagcaTGTACTGCCCCACTGGGCAAACATGACAAAATTGCTCAGTCTTGTAAAAACTATAATTTTGAAGTCAGGGCTCTAGATTGAAAGTGTGACTCTATGCTTTAATGGTAGAGGgatcaaaaatgttgtttttattgagtttcaatggggacattttgcttaatttttttctgttattcttaGTCTCTGTATGTGCAAAAGGATACATCACTTCATCCACTGTTACTGAGCAGAAAGGTGCTAATGGCTGTACAGCCTTTTAAGCGTTTTTGTTAATggatttttacatttcaaatgaTTAGACTCCTGAGTGAGGATATAAAAGGCCAGGCAGTTTGACAGGACAATGACCTTGgctaaatgttttctttttctccccctcCGGTGTGCTCTGATGATCAGAGGGGCTGTTCAGATGCCTGGAGTGGTCAGGGGTCATCAAAGGGCAGCTGTCCACTATAAAGGGGCCTGTCTGGAGCTCCGTCTGCACATAGCATCATTTCAGCCTGAGACCAGCTGGAGGAAGGAAGGACATCTCTCTGCCTTTCTCACTATTGTTGGACTAGATTTTGTGTGATTCAGTTAAAATGGAAGTCCTGACAGTTTTCTGCActttcctcctctgctcttttGGAGTTGTATTCTCCAGCCAGGGACATAGATATCTGACAGGCCTCCAGTCCAGTTTAGCATTCAGAAATCTCTCATTTAATCATCACAGCAGATACCCTCTGTACATGATGCAGCTCTACCGCTCCTTCAAGAGTGCAGATTCCTCGTCAGTAGCTGTCAATACCATAACAACGCAAGGTGACAATCCGTCAGCGCAGAGCTCGGACTCCGTCCTTAGTCTGACAGCCAGAGGTGAGTAAACAGTGGAATATAGTGTTTTTCTAATGCTTACATGCATCACTGGATATACAGCCTAATGTATGCATGAAGTGTTAGTTTCTCCTCAGTGTActctctcctccagcagctctctGGTTGGTGCATTATCTGTGTTATCAGACCCTCCCTTTTTTACAGCCCAGCAAGTGTCAAAATGCTTATTCCACTTTAAAGgctttctctgttttatgtgAGAGGGTGTGTATATTAGCCCTCAGACGTCCTTGCACAGGGGGGTTCAATACAcatcctgtcctgttcacctcccACTCCAGTGTTTTGACATTTGTCCAGGGATCTGGTTTGCCTGGAATTCCCTCAGACTATGGGTGTTAATTTGAATCCTCATTTATATGTTTTGTCTCATGTTTAGGTTGCCATCAAGTGGGTGAAAGATGGACAGTCACATTTGACATGTCATCCATCTCGACTAGTGAGCTGGTCCAGCTGGCAGAACTTCGGATCAGGCTCCCAGCTCTCTCTGGCTCTAAGCGTGCCACAGTGGATTTATATCATTCCAGAAAGCAGAACTGTGACGGGGGCAGCACATTATGCAAGGATGAGCACCTTTTCCTGGGGAGCTTTGGCATACCAGCCAGTAGCACAAAGTCCGCCTGGAAGGTTTTTAATGTGACTGCTGTGTTAAAATACTGGCTGTACCAGGGAGATGGAGTGTCGAGCCAGGAGGCCTCAGGAGAACCTGAGGCGGACCATGGGAGCGGTGGAGGGGAGATCGCTGACAAGTCCCTCTTCAAGAATTTGGGATTGAGTCAAAGAAAAGTACACCATCCAACCATGAACCGGGTCATGATGGTCATCTTCTCCAAACACAACCCACCCCAAGAAGGCCAACGAGTGTACAGTCTCATTCACATTGTGGAGAACTCCAAGTACGTGACGACGGACAGAGTGAGAAGTGACAGTCAAAGTCGACGCCATAAAAGGAACAGAATGGAGAGGTTGAGGGTGGCTGCAGGTCCTACACCCTCCCCTGCACCGGCAGCAGAGCCGGCAGCGGAGCCGGCAGCGGAGCCGGCCCAGAGGCCGCTGTGTCGGAAGGTAGACATGTGGGTGGACTTTGAGCACATCGGCTGGGACGAGTGGATTGTACACCCGAAGCGATACAATGCATTTCGCTGTGAGGGGGAGTGTCCTTTACCTCTGGATGAGTCATTCAGCCCGACCAACCACGCCTACATGCAGGTGAGATGGCAACTTGATTTTTAATTCTATTTAACTATTTGAAATCAGTCAGTCACAGTTTAGTTAGGTGTAGGCACCCAAACCACTTGAttaagtttaggaaacaaaactacaccATAAGGCTTAGGAAAATATATTTGGCCTAAATGATATACTGTTAGACGTAAGGAAGTGAGTTAAAATGTGATGTAGAATGTGAAGTAGCTATGCACAGCAACTAAATTACATACGCCACTTCAGATAACGTTGGCTGGGTTCCTGATCACATACAAACGTTGTTTTCATGCTAAGTATGATGTAatattgacttttggtttcactggGGACACAAACAGGGAAAAATTAAATAACTCCTCTTATAATCATTCTTGTATTTTCAGAGC
It contains:
- the spaw gene encoding southpaw translates to MEVLTVFCTFLLCSFGVVFSSQGHRYLTGLQSSLAFRNLSFNHHSRYPLYMMQLYRSFKSADSSSVAVNTITTQGDNPSAQSSDSVLSLTARGCHQVGERWTVTFDMSSISTSELVQLAELRIRLPALSGSKRATVDLYHSRKQNCDGGSTLCKDEHLFLGSFGIPASSTKSAWKVFNVTAVLKYWLYQGDGVSSQEASGEPEADHGSGGGEIADKSLFKNLGLSQRKVHHPTMNRVMMVIFSKHNPPQEGQRVYSLIHIVENSKYVTTDRVRSDSQSRRHKRNRMERLRVAAGPTPSPAPAAEPAAEPAAEPAQRPLCRKVDMWVDFEHIGWDEWIVHPKRYNAFRCEGECPLPLDESFSPTNHAYMQSLLKHHHPERVSCPSCVPTRLSPLSMLYYENDDLTLRHHEDMIVEECGCH